A single region of the Ictalurus punctatus breed USDA103 chromosome 26, Coco_2.0, whole genome shotgun sequence genome encodes:
- the LOC108259046 gene encoding putative potassium channel regulatory protein, whose product MKGQDFITFNVGGQIFTTKVSTIRRHPHSRLARMLDDADPEFKIVNSQVFIDRDWGMFRFIMEYLRTGRITLSGEFETDALLCEAEFYNIGALSDFLRNNCYAKSEILELRFVIQDAQSFFRVFSSKSTTLDALASRISVFIEQPTNPTQNLMERFPVHRPSHHDLVFQCGADCSDGKQLSARYVTIEPDARKLLNATNVLGLMVDTILREGFRLISTRTVSPEEKIECYTFERRGTLNILINDPYKADVSPVPKQTEKSTKKGKSHK is encoded by the exons ATGAAAGGCCAGGATTTTATCACTTTTAATGTTGGAGGACAAATCTTCACCACCAAGGTGTCAACCATTAGAAGACATCCACACTCAAGACTTGCTCGCATGTTAGATGACGCAGATCCTGaatttaaaattgtaaacaGCCAAGTGTTTATTGACAGAGACTGGGGGATGTTTCGGTTTATAATGGAGTATCTGAGAACCGGCCGAATCACTTTATCAGGTGAATTTGAGACTGATGCACTGCTGTGTGAGGCTGAATTTTACAACATCGGCGCACTTTCCGATTTTCTGCGCAACAACTGTTATGCGAAGAGCGAAATTCTCGAGCTTCGCTTTGTCATTCAAGATGCTCAAAGTTTCTTTAGGGTGTTCAGTTCCAAGAGCACAACTCTTGATGCACTGGCCTCAAGAATATCAGTGTTCATCGAACAGCCCACAAATCCTACTCAGAATTTGATGGAGCGTTTTCCAGTGCATCGACCCTCACACCATGACCTCGTTTTTCAATGCGGTGCTGACTGCTCTGATGGAAAACAGTTGTCTGCAAG gtATGTCACCATTGAGCCAGATGCACGAAAACTCCTCAATGCCACAAATGTTCTTGGCCTGATGGTGGACACGATCCTGAGGGAGGGCTTTCGCTTAATCAGCACCCGCACAGTTTCTCCAGAAGAGAAAATTGAGTGTTACACCTTTGAGAGAAGGGGAACTCTTAATATTCTCATCAATGACCCCTATAAAGCGGATGTATCACCTGTACcaaaacaaacagagaaaaGTACAAAAAAGGGCAAATCACATAAGTGA
- the spryd7a gene encoding SPRY domain-containing protein 7a isoform X2 → MPTVQLDTHHMGTDVVIVKSGRRICGTGACLANAPLHQNKSYFEFKVQSTGVWGVGVATQKTNLNQVPMGRDTHSLVLRQDGTVYHNNEEKNRLPANSLPQEGDVVGVSYDHVEMNLYLNGKNMNCPASGIRGTVFPVVYVDDSAILDCQFSDFYHPPPQGYQKILFEQQIF, encoded by the exons ATGCCCACAGTGCAGCTGGATACCCATCACATGG GCACTGATGTTGTTATTGTAAAAAGTGGCAGAAGGATATGTGGCACAGGGGCCTGCCTCGCCAATGCTCCTCTCCATCAAAACAAGAGCTACTTTGAGTTCAAGGTTCAGTCCACAG GCGTTTGGGGCGTAGGGGTGGCTACGCAGAAAACGAACCTTAACCAAGTCCCAATGGGCAGGGACACACACAGCCTGGTGCTTCGGCAAGACGGAACCGTGTACCATAATAACGAGGAGAAGAACCGGTTACCGGCTAACAGCCTGCCACAGGAAGGAGATGTCGTG GGCGTTTCGTACGACCATGTAGAGATGAATTTATATCTGAATGGGAAGAACATGAACTGTCCAGCATCAGGAATTCGAGGAACAGTTTTCCCTGTAGTATACG TGGATGACAGTGCAATTTTGGATTGTCAGTTTAGTGACTTCTACCATCCTCCCCCTCAAGGCTACCAAAAGATTCTTTTTGAGCAGCAGATCTTCTGA
- the spryd7a gene encoding SPRY domain-containing protein 7a isoform X1: protein MAGLFSCCFDCCDRGSSGHVALKEMPTVQLDTHHMGTDVVIVKSGRRICGTGACLANAPLHQNKSYFEFKVQSTGVWGVGVATQKTNLNQVPMGRDTHSLVLRQDGTVYHNNEEKNRLPANSLPQEGDVVGVSYDHVEMNLYLNGKNMNCPASGIRGTVFPVVYVDDSAILDCQFSDFYHPPPQGYQKILFEQQIF from the exons ATGGCGGGTTTGTTTTCGTGCTGTTTCGACTGCTGTGATCGCGGAAGCTCCGGCCACGTCGCACTGAAAGAAATGCCCACAGTGCAGCTGGATACCCATCACATGG GCACTGATGTTGTTATTGTAAAAAGTGGCAGAAGGATATGTGGCACAGGGGCCTGCCTCGCCAATGCTCCTCTCCATCAAAACAAGAGCTACTTTGAGTTCAAGGTTCAGTCCACAG GCGTTTGGGGCGTAGGGGTGGCTACGCAGAAAACGAACCTTAACCAAGTCCCAATGGGCAGGGACACACACAGCCTGGTGCTTCGGCAAGACGGAACCGTGTACCATAATAACGAGGAGAAGAACCGGTTACCGGCTAACAGCCTGCCACAGGAAGGAGATGTCGTG GGCGTTTCGTACGACCATGTAGAGATGAATTTATATCTGAATGGGAAGAACATGAACTGTCCAGCATCAGGAATTCGAGGAACAGTTTTCCCTGTAGTATACG TGGATGACAGTGCAATTTTGGATTGTCAGTTTAGTGACTTCTACCATCCTCCCCCTCAAGGCTACCAAAAGATTCTTTTTGAGCAGCAGATCTTCTGA